Genomic window (Epinephelus moara isolate mb unplaced genomic scaffold, YSFRI_EMoa_1.0 scaffold3873, whole genome shotgun sequence):
TTGTGGTCAGGTGGGATTCATTATTCAACACAACTATGAAACATTCTcgtatttttttctcttaacagaAACTATAAGAGATATTCAGGAGAACTGAGGCccagtgtgtttatttaaacatttaaactcGGAAACGAAACTCACCAACAGAGGAAACAAGACAGTCTTCATGCGAGATTTGAGCAGTTCGCGAGAGTTTTAGTTATCAGAGGAGACGACGGCAGTGAGTGTACATCAGTACTGTCTGTGCATTGAGGAAAAGTGTCATTCCTCTGCAGGTGGAGGGAGCTTCTTCCACGATGGACCCGTCAGAGACGACCAGAAAACGTTTAGAAGACTTTACTAGGTATGTGTTTCACCACACTGTTGAataatgaactttttttttcttaaagtagTTAAGACATATTTAAAAGTTCACTCTTCAGTGACATATATTTGTGGAGTATGTTCACATTCACCTTAGATTTTTGGAGAGTTTTCTAGttttaaaagaaagcatagTAAGAGATGAAGTCACTCCCATAGCCTGACAGccacttttggtttcacagaaAACGAAAGTCAAAGGGTGCTGTGAAGAAGATGGCAGAGAGCTGGAAAGAAGCAGAGCCTTTATCCTGCTCCATATGCTTGGACATACTGAGAAGCCCTGTGACTCTTCATTGTGGCCACAGCTACTGTAAGGACTGTATAAATGGTTACTGGGACCAGGAGGACCACCGTGGTGTTTACAGCTGTCCCCAGTGTAGACACACTTTCATCCCCAGACCTGTGTTGAACAAGAACACAGTGCTGGCTGATTTGGCAGGGAAAATGTCAGAGGCAGAAGCACCCACACCTCCTGAGAAGGAAGTAGTGGGCCCGGGGGATGTGGAGTGTGATTTCTGCACTGTGAAGAAGCTGAAAGCTGTCAAGTCTTGCCTGGTGTGTCTGGCTTCTTACTGTGCCACTCACCTGCAGCCACACTACGAGTCTGCTGCTTTCAAAAGGCACAAGTTAGTGGAGGTGTCTGCCTCCATCCAAGAGAAGATCTGCTCCAAGCATGACAAGCTGCTGGAAGTCTACTGTCGCAGTGATGGCCAGTGCATTTGTCTGCTCTGTGTGATGGATGAACACCAAGGTCATGACACTGTTTCAGCCgcagcagagaggaaagagaaacaAGTAAGAATAATTGTTTTAGGCCACACTGGTGCTGCTGCAGTTGTCAGGGTTATATAGCTGGgaaaatgtatgttaatgtacGTGGCTGTTAAGTGTAACACTGTTGCTTTACACCGCAcaatataattttgattttcAGAAACAAtttggaaagaaaaaacaaagatacCAGCAGGGAATACAGGAGAAAGAGAAGCAGCTGAGACAGCTGAGACAGAACATGAAAGCACTGCAGGTGGGTTGTCTTGCACTAAATGCATGCAGTGTGTCCGGTATCCTTTTCCTTTAAGGTCACTGacattattcatattttttgtctGTACCATCAGTGTTCTGGAGATGCAGCGGTTGATCAAAATGAGAAAGCCTTCGCTGAAATTGTCCAGATGGCGGAAAAAAGACGATGTGCCATGAAAGAGCTGATCAGAGTTCAGGTGAAGGCTGCGATGAGCCGAGCTGAGGCATTTGTGGACCGGCTGGAGAAGGACATCTCTGAACTGAGGAAGGGAGAGGATGATTTGAAGCAGCTGTCAATGACTGAGGACCACATCCATTTCCTGCAGGTACACAGACAgtcaaactgcagtttttggcacttctgcactggcttcatttttcagccccggagttTGCTGCTTGGACAAACTGTGCAATACATAGTTAGAGTTTCGCGCACA
Coding sequences:
- the LOC126387362 gene encoding E3 ubiquitin/ISG15 ligase TRIM25-like, yielding MDPSETTRKRLEDFTRKRKSKGAVKKMAESWKEAEPLSCSICLDILRSPVTLHCGHSYCKDCINGYWDQEDHRGVYSCPQCRHTFIPRPVLNKNTVLADLAGKMSEAEAPTPPEKEVVGPGDVECDFCTVKKLKAVKSCLVCLASYCATHLQPHYESAAFKRHKLVEVSASIQEKICSKHDKLLEVYCRSDGQCICLLCVMDEHQGHDTVSAAAERKEKQKQFGKKKQRYQQGIQEKEKQLRQLRQNMKALQCSGDAAVDQNEKAFAEIVQMAEKRRCAMKELIRVQVKAAMSRAEAFVDRLEKDISELRKGEDDLKQLSMTEDHIHFLQVHRQSNCSFWHFCTGFIFQPRSLLLGQTVQYI